DNA from Spirochaetota bacterium:
TGATCGCGGCCGGCTCTTCACTGATGGTTCCCGTGGGGCCCGAGCTCCTGGGGCGCGTGATATCCGGGACCGGCAAGCCCCTCGACTCGAAGGGGGAGGTCTTCACAGAGGCGCGGTACCCCGTGCAGGGGCATCCCCTGAATCCCCTCCAGCGAAGAATCATCAGGGAACCTCTTTCCGTGGGGATCAGGGCGATAGACGGGCTCAACACGGTGGGCAAGGGCCAGAGGATCGGGATCTTCTCCGGCTCGGGGGTGGGCAAATCGACGTTGCTCGCCATGATGGCCCGTTATACGAACGCGGACGTGAACGTGATCGCGCTCATCGGCGAGCGCGGTCGCGAGGTGAGGGATTTCGTCGAAAAAGAACTGGGCGTGGAAGGGCTCAAGCGATCGGTGGTTGTGGTCGCGACATCCGACCAGCCGCCCATGATGCGCATACGCGGCGCCTATCTCGCGCACGCGATCGCGGAGTATTTTCGCGACCAGGGCAAGGACGTGAATCTCATGATGGATTCGGTGACCCGTTTCGCGCTGGCGCAGCGGGAAGTAGGGCTCGCCGCAGGCGAACCGTCGGCGACGCGCGGCTTTCCGCCTTCGGTGTTCTCGCTCCTCCCCCGGCTTCTGGAGCGTTCGGGGACGCGGGAGGGCGCCGGCAGCATCACGGGCTTCTACACGATACTCGTCGAGGCCGACGACATGAACGAGCCCATTGCCGACGCGGTGCGCGGGATACTTGACGGTCACATCGTGCTTGCGCGCAATCTCGCGCATAAGGGACATTACCCGGCGGTCGACGTGCTCGGATCGATTTCCAGGTGCATGAAGGACGTGGTCGACGACGAACACAAGGAGGCCGCCGGAAAATTCCGCGAACTGCTCGCCGCCTACAGGGATGCCGAGGATTTAATCAACCTGGGAGCCTATGCAAGGGGCTCGAATCCATCGATAGA
Protein-coding regions in this window:
- the fliI gene encoding flagellar protein export ATPase FliI, translated to MIRILQHDKAEVLAKYTKIIEEVSLVNYTGRVDRIVGLTIESVGPAVHFGELCKIRMANREYLHAEVVGFHKNRVILMPIGDMKGIVPGAEVIAAGSSLMVPVGPELLGRVISGTGKPLDSKGEVFTEARYPVQGHPLNPLQRRIIREPLSVGIRAIDGLNTVGKGQRIGIFSGSGVGKSTLLAMMARYTNADVNVIALIGERGREVRDFVEKELGVEGLKRSVVVVATSDQPPMMRIRGAYLAHAIAEYFRDQGKDVNLMMDSVTRFALAQREVGLAAGEPSATRGFPPSVFSLLPRLLERSGTREGAGSITGFYTILVEADDMNEPIADAVRGILDGHIVLARNLAHKGHYPAVDVLGSISRCMKDVVDDEHKEAAGKFRELLAAYRDAEDLINLGAYARGSNPSIDRAIDKKEEMDAFLKQGVYEKDEFEGIHARLLGIFKKAETGVRKEFAAATPYFARQRTVR